The genome window tacttatgatgGAACACGTAATACTAATAAGTAATGGTGTCAtgtcaaaatgaaaatgtaatacttatgctaTAACATGTAATacaaataagtaataaattgTCTATTATTTATAGCagttgtaatacttttgagaaaaaaatgtaatattttaaatcaaaatataatatttaaaggttgaatAGTACGTATAAGAAATAATCAAGATAAATTGATTGGTTGagtttcataaaataaaatgtaatacttgtgagaaaaaatatactattttactcaaaaaaatgtAACATCAAGGGTTAAAAAGTTACTTATGTAGAAATTTGACTTATCTCACGAATGCAAATCCATAACACAATCTCATAGaagattttgcttttatattatttgatacatattgtaacaataataaaatagtgAGATAATAGACATGAATATGTGAATGACCTGACAAAATGTAGATTATACACAAAACATGGAATGCAACATGCCAATAACAAGGagacaaaaaataaagtaattaatCAATAATATGTCAACAATCAAACTCAATAAAGCTACTATGAATAGTGCATTAGTATATGATATTGagtaaatttaataaataattaattaaaaatcctCAAGCTAGGTTCATTTTTGCTATTTTAACAAATAGGTGTACAACATTCAATATTTACATCCCACATCTTCACACTTTATTTTTGCACTTCTACCTAATAGATTTACATTCATAGAGGTGGCCATGGAAATTATGAGCCAGCTCAAACCTGGACTTGAATCGCCTTGTACACGGACTTGAATCGCCTTGTACAGGATTGATCCCGATCCTCCTCCGAAGAGGCTTGTGGCCCTAGTCCCGGTCCGACCCTCGTAAGTCTTGACAGGTCAATCTCGATCTTCTTAAGCCCTAATCCAAGTCCGGGAAGTGACCACCGCTATACCAGAACACTATCATACTGAGATCATCATATGAACTCTATACTGTCTAGTCATAGACCAAACCTTTACAATGCGATTCACTAGAAAGCAAAATATTAGGTTGTCAAAACATCAGGAATAGTAGTAGAGTATGATCCAATTACTTTGCCCCCAACATCTGGGAACTGTTCACATCCAGGAAGTGGGCTTACTTTCCCATCTCTATCCACATCCAGAGGATACTTTAGAAGGTGACCCTGCAAGGGAGTAGTGAAACTCCCATCGATGAATTTTTTCCAGTTATCTTGTGCAATTTCATTCACTCTCCTCACACACTCCAACGTATTCGGCTCCTCAAAACATCCCTCCACCTTTCCAAGGTGTTCTTCCCACAGTGACATTCTGTATCCATAGATCTGGAGATATTGATAAcaacattataaataattctgTTGATGGCATAGTTGTGATGTTATATCAGTTTTCAACTTGTGCTACTACTCATGAATATGGTCAATGAGCATTTCAGAATTGAAAACAAATCATTTTCTTGATGTTAAATAAAAGACCAAACTATGGTGCATCAGTGCTAGGATGGTGAAAACAATTCTGCTAAGTTAAACAGTTTGAACCTGGCCATGAGGGCGACGCTGCTTCCTTGTCCAAGTATGATGGGGCTGATAGGCTCCCATAGCTATCTCGGTGTCTTTTGAGCCGGCCATAGATCGTTGGTTGATGTTAGCAGATCCCACTATGACATACTCGTCGTCCACTATCATTCCTTTGGCATGCACATATATCATGAAGCGCTGAAACTTGAGTGATTCCGAAACCTGATTGTATGTCAACACTGTAACTTATCAGAACTAAAATGAATTGCAATTGAAACAAGGCTTATTAGAACATCATGAAATGTACTAGGAAAACTATATGCAACACAAGGTAAGAAATTTATGTTGAAATTACATTATCTTTACCGCTAATGGACTGGCTTACTGAACTTGGAACATCTTCCCGATTGCCAAGGCAATAGAAATTTAGATAGTCTGAAGGATGTTCATCTAGTTGCATGGACTTAATCTCTTGTGCAATGACCTTATACATCATATGCATTGTTTGGCTCTGCCAAAATGCGAACAAAATCAAGTAATGATCCACGTTTCTGAGCAGAAATCAAGTCACCGGCCATCATAAAAAAGGGGAATCATATTACCTGCCAAAAGAGAATTTCTTGCATGGTAGCTGTCTTGGGGTCTCCCTCTGGCCACATTGGCATAACAACATATATGGCAAACCTTTCGTTGGCTCTAATTTTACTGACAACTTTCATTGCCAACTCCATCGGGATCAGATGATCAGCTCCTAGAGTATTATGTACGAAGAAAATAATGAGTCAAGTGCACTGCATACCTATCTCTGGGCAAAAATTCGAATGAGAGATAAAACTAAGCAAATACTGTGTATGTGCTAAAAAGGTTGCATAGAAAGAAATGTAATTTCACCTGCATCTTCGTATGATGGCCAAGCATATGATGACCCAAGAAAATACTGGTTttcaatatatatgaaattctgAGCTGATCTTATTGCCTGGATATATGCTGTCTCAATGCTTTTGTCGACCGCCAGATTTTTTCCACAAATAAGGTTCTGCAGTAATTAGGAGCCAAAGATACAAGATAATATTGTGTCCACCATACTGGTTATAGGTTGTCATGTTTGAAACCTCAAAATGGATTTAGATATAAAATATGGAGATTTTTATACATCACCTGTTTCTCAGCAATGTCAATTCTTTTGGGAAAACCCTTCACAGAACCTGAATCGATGGAACGAAAAATCTGCAAGAGAAAAGATATATGGCTAAAAAGATTAGAAGGATCTCAAAGGTTCCACCAACCAAATTCACACTTATCACCGGAAATAATCAACCTGAACATGccaatattttgatttatcaTTCTCATTCACGTAGAGTTTTGGATCATCCTCCGGAATGGAAGTGGTTTCCTTTTCAATAGAAAAGGCTGGGCTGAGTATCCATGATATTCGTTCAACTTTGATCATTGCATCATCATTCCATTTAGACCTAGCCTTTTTCAGAAAAGCAAATTCTCTCCACCTGGTTGCTCTCCTCCAGCGTTGAGCAAAGTTTATAAGCACGTCATATGCAGCAGGCCCTTCAATTCTACAGTGTAAGTCATGCCATGGCTGCCTTGGAGCTTTGGTCCCTGCCTAATATCAGCAACatagagaaaggaaaaaataaaagattgacaAAGGAGgacaagaaaaaaattaaaagaaagaagGAAGAAACAAATGCAGAAAGACTCATTTATCATTTAAATAAGTAGCTAATACAATGTTGTAGTAAatggaaaataaagaaaaccTGTTTAACTTAAAACTGAAACTTCTACAACCTGTATGACTTAGTTCACCTTTCGATGTGAAAGTTCTATTTCCTTTCACAAGATAACAAGGTAATAACTGGAGGTAAGTTTCAATTGAGTCTAAAGGCGGACTTCAATTGCTCGGTACACATTCATTGACTAATTTGAAGATAAAATGACAGTAGATATCAAATTAGATTCCAACACTTACACATAAT of Ipomoea triloba cultivar NCNSP0323 chromosome 3, ASM357664v1 contains these proteins:
- the LOC116013845 gene encoding phospholipase D delta-like; its protein translation is MGENSVEESVYLHGDLQLHIIEARKLPNMDLAAETLRRCFACDVCRKPDHAPDNGGATMSSYSERKNHLKGVIASDAYVTVSAPQTILARTRVIPNAQNPVWEEHFLIPLAHPMACLEFRVKDNDVFGAQCIGKVKIPAKDIASGDLISDWFELIDHSGKPPKPGAALRIEMKFIPFETNPLYKHGIAGDPERLGVRNTYFPLRKGCSVKLYQDAHVRNNLELPEVKLDGGIVYERGSCWEDICLAISEAHHLVYIVGWSVYQKIKLIREPTRDLPAGGDLTLGELLKYKSQEGVRVLLLVWDDKTSHDKFFINTAGIMATHDEETKKFFKHSSVICVLSPRYASSKLSFIKQQIVGTMFTHHQKCVLVDTQGDGNNRKITAFLGGLDLCDGRYDTPEHRLFHDLDTVFKGDFHQPTFPAGTKAPRQPWHDLHCRIEGPAAYDVLINFAQRWRRATRWREFAFLKKARSKWNDDAMIKVERISWILSPAFSIEKETTSIPEDDPKLYVNENDKSKYWHVQIFRSIDSGSVKGFPKRIDIAEKQNLICGKNLAVDKSIETAYIQAIRSAQNFIYIENQYFLGSSYAWPSYEDAGADHLIPMELAMKVVSKIRANERFAIYVVMPMWPEGDPKTATMQEILFWQSQTMHMMYKVIAQEIKSMQLDEHPSDYLNFYCLGNREDVPSSVSQSISGKDNVSESLKFQRFMIYVHAKGMIVDDEYVIVGSANINQRSMAGSKDTEIAMGAYQPHHTWTRKQRRPHGQIYGYRMSLWEEHLGKVEGCFEEPNTLECVRRVNEIAQDNWKKFIDGSFTTPLQGHLLKYPLDVDRDGKVSPLPGCEQFPDVGGKVIGSYSTTIPDVLTT